In Pseudobacter ginsenosidimutans, the following are encoded in one genomic region:
- a CDS encoding TolC family protein yields MKKQLYLILTVLITCNATVHAQAPDTLHLTLHEAEQRFIHSNLSLLAAKYNIDIAKTEVITSGLYHNPELSFENVLYDPENKRWLEPGYHGQNTAELSQVIILAGKRNKAVLLAQSQVKLSEHEFYDLVRTLTFTLRDNFYHLSFLQRSLGLYDAQIASLNRIVTGFKEQLAKGNIAQKELLRIQSLLYTLKATKKELQQEVNAVSTELKMLTRIDPAIPVTPVWTEPSFSFHPLQELNVQQLLDSARTHRQDLLAAKENVNSQELNRKLQKALAVPDLTVGITYDRQGSYIRDYTGVKVAMPLPLFNRNQGNIRQAESRILQSKTQLQHAEDQLAHEVMQRYTDALNAEALYEGIDQEFDDQFHHLIEEVQKNFVRRNISLLEFIDFYDSYKETIISLHQIRYNRYRALEQINFVSGTQLIHL; encoded by the coding sequence ATGAAGAAACAACTATACCTCATTCTAACAGTACTGATCACCTGCAACGCTACCGTGCATGCACAGGCGCCGGATACCCTGCACCTCACCCTGCACGAGGCTGAACAAAGGTTCATCCACAGCAATCTCAGCCTGCTGGCAGCCAAATACAATATCGACATTGCCAAAACCGAGGTGATCACCTCCGGCCTCTACCACAACCCCGAACTCAGCTTCGAGAATGTTCTGTACGATCCCGAAAACAAAAGATGGCTGGAACCCGGATACCACGGCCAGAATACAGCCGAGCTATCCCAGGTGATCATCCTCGCAGGCAAACGCAATAAAGCCGTACTCCTGGCGCAAAGCCAGGTGAAACTCAGCGAGCATGAATTCTATGATCTCGTGCGCACCCTCACTTTCACATTGCGCGATAATTTTTATCATCTTTCATTCCTGCAAAGATCACTGGGATTGTATGATGCGCAGATCGCATCCCTCAATCGTATTGTAACCGGCTTCAAGGAACAACTGGCAAAAGGGAATATTGCACAAAAAGAATTACTTCGAATCCAGAGCCTGCTTTACACTTTGAAGGCAACCAAAAAAGAATTGCAACAGGAAGTGAATGCAGTCAGCACCGAACTGAAAATGCTCACACGCATCGATCCTGCAATACCGGTTACACCTGTCTGGACAGAACCATCTTTCTCCTTTCATCCCTTACAGGAACTGAACGTGCAGCAATTGCTGGATTCAGCGCGTACACACCGGCAGGACCTGCTGGCTGCGAAAGAGAATGTAAATAGCCAGGAGCTCAACAGGAAATTACAGAAAGCGCTGGCTGTGCCTGACCTCACTGTTGGCATCACATACGATAGACAAGGCAGTTATATCCGCGACTATACCGGCGTTAAAGTAGCCATGCCACTTCCCCTCTTCAATCGCAACCAGGGAAATATCAGGCAGGCTGAAAGCCGCATCCTGCAAAGCAAAACACAGTTGCAGCATGCCGAAGACCAGCTCGCTCACGAAGTGATGCAGCGCTATACCGATGCCCTCAATGCTGAAGCGCTCTATGAAGGAATCGACCAGGAATTTGATGATCAGTTCCATCACCTCATCGAAGAAGTTCAAAAGAATTTCGTGAGAAGGAATATCAGCCTGCTCGAGTTCATCGACTTCTATGACTCCTACAAGGAGACCATCATCTCTTTACATCAGATCCGTTACAACCGCTACCGCGCGCTGGAACAGATCAATTTCGTCAGCGG